A region of Rhodopirellula islandica DNA encodes the following proteins:
- a CDS encoding circularly permuted type 2 ATP-grasp protein — translation MLLPTPIESQVNVPTPTATAPSNDLPSGSPLGLSLANYASIAERFDECRLPDGALRPCWKSIADEVLALGSSGLNDRESQIEQLIRENGSTFQIDTGEGTQTRPWQLATVPMAIADQDWNRLVVGLTQRTRVLEAILADLLGPQRLIRERVLPPELLWDNPRFLRVYHNLPVSAGHRLHLVGFDVARASDGGWWVTGDRTRAPSGLGYLLENRIVHGRVFPHLSRAANVRRLASFFGSMRRHFRSLAPRQDGNPRVALLTPGHGSYRDFEDAYLARYLGYTLVQGRDLAVRGERLHLKTLGGLLPIEVLWRHVSDRKCDPLELDPHSTEGVTGLLRCKRGGQLAVVNSIGSVIAEMPALIPFLPAAAKLLLGETLQLPSVATYWCGAEKERRYVLEHLDELVIRDAFAVSDTRPVMPIRCSAEEKEALVRRIKAQPNRFVGQHRFSHSITPVWQRERFEPWHVSLRTFVLQTKTNIEVLPGALARVSPKEDLLSNSPTQGQLTQDCWIVSDKPVDHETTLLSHDESTIVLRRSGAELPSRVAEHLFWLGRYVERCESIARLLRTTLARLVGEDELSDLPEMSRLVAALAAVGQLEPDYVIEGLDGAMPQLDSVLPSSVFDTANPRALQISVASALHNATAVRDRISLDAYRIFQSMHSDISGTKRSVAPNVSRAMERLNRLITHLMAFSGLTAESLTRTHGWRFVLLGRRLERADQTAELLLATMTRPIADEVGLCESILDATDSLMTYRSRYLSLVRPAPAIDLMVTDETNPRSLRFQLNDIQQLLSDLPTEPGRVALGADERLARELQHPLLIADVATLTEVNSAGTRVELERLLELVQSKIPQLANAIAGRYLIHTAPEQTLTGDREQTLDDSLMPSETSPR, via the coding sequence ATCCTGTTGCCAACCCCGATCGAATCACAGGTGAACGTGCCGACTCCCACCGCGACAGCTCCGTCCAATGATTTGCCATCGGGATCCCCACTTGGGCTGTCGTTGGCAAATTACGCTTCGATCGCGGAACGCTTTGACGAGTGCCGTCTGCCTGATGGTGCTTTGCGGCCGTGTTGGAAGAGCATTGCCGATGAAGTCTTGGCACTTGGCTCGTCAGGACTGAATGATCGTGAATCGCAAATTGAACAGCTGATTCGCGAAAACGGTTCGACGTTTCAAATTGACACCGGTGAAGGCACCCAGACCCGTCCTTGGCAATTGGCGACGGTGCCGATGGCCATCGCTGATCAAGATTGGAATCGGTTGGTCGTTGGATTGACGCAACGGACCCGAGTTCTGGAAGCCATTTTGGCGGACTTGCTCGGACCTCAGCGTCTGATTCGCGAGCGAGTTTTGCCACCGGAGTTGTTGTGGGACAACCCTCGGTTCCTGCGTGTTTATCACAACTTGCCCGTTTCGGCGGGGCATCGATTGCATTTGGTTGGTTTCGATGTGGCTCGTGCCAGTGATGGTGGATGGTGGGTCACCGGCGATCGCACTCGGGCCCCCAGTGGATTGGGGTATCTGCTTGAGAATCGCATTGTTCACGGACGTGTGTTCCCGCATTTGAGTCGCGCCGCGAATGTGCGTCGGTTGGCATCGTTTTTTGGATCGATGCGGCGTCATTTTCGGTCGCTGGCTCCACGCCAAGACGGCAACCCACGAGTCGCCTTGCTGACGCCGGGCCATGGCAGCTATCGCGATTTCGAAGATGCCTACCTCGCTCGCTACTTGGGGTACACGTTGGTCCAAGGTCGTGACTTGGCGGTTCGTGGCGAACGTCTGCACTTGAAGACGTTGGGTGGCTTGCTTCCCATCGAAGTCCTATGGCGCCATGTCTCGGATCGGAAATGTGATCCGTTGGAATTGGATCCGCATTCCACCGAAGGGGTGACAGGATTGTTGCGATGCAAACGCGGTGGGCAATTGGCGGTCGTCAACTCGATCGGAAGCGTGATCGCGGAGATGCCTGCCTTGATTCCGTTTTTGCCAGCTGCTGCGAAGTTGTTGTTGGGGGAAACGCTTCAGCTTCCTAGCGTCGCAACGTACTGGTGCGGGGCAGAAAAGGAACGTCGCTATGTGCTGGAGCATCTGGATGAATTGGTCATCCGGGATGCGTTTGCGGTCAGCGACACTCGGCCGGTGATGCCGATCCGTTGCAGTGCGGAAGAGAAGGAAGCCTTGGTTCGTCGCATCAAGGCACAACCCAATCGATTCGTCGGGCAACATCGTTTTTCACACAGCATCACTCCGGTGTGGCAACGAGAACGTTTCGAGCCCTGGCATGTGTCGCTCCGCACGTTTGTTCTCCAGACGAAGACCAACATCGAAGTCTTGCCGGGTGCGTTGGCACGCGTCAGTCCGAAAGAAGATTTGCTTAGCAACTCACCGACGCAGGGTCAGTTGACACAAGATTGCTGGATTGTCAGCGACAAACCGGTGGACCATGAAACGACGTTGTTGTCCCACGACGAAAGCACCATTGTGCTGCGACGCAGCGGGGCGGAATTGCCCAGTCGTGTGGCCGAGCATTTATTTTGGTTGGGACGTTACGTCGAACGTTGTGAATCGATTGCCCGTTTGCTTCGAACAACCTTGGCGCGTTTGGTTGGCGAAGATGAACTGAGCGACCTGCCTGAGATGTCGAGGTTGGTCGCGGCGTTGGCCGCGGTTGGTCAGCTCGAACCGGACTACGTGATCGAAGGTCTCGACGGCGCCATGCCGCAACTGGACAGTGTGCTGCCTTCCAGTGTCTTTGACACGGCCAATCCGAGAGCCCTGCAGATTTCGGTGGCCAGTGCTCTGCACAACGCGACCGCTGTGCGCGACCGAATTTCACTGGACGCCTATCGCATCTTCCAAAGCATGCATTCGGATATCTCCGGTACGAAACGATCGGTGGCACCCAACGTGTCGCGTGCCATGGAGCGACTCAATCGTTTGATCACTCACTTGATGGCCTTCAGTGGTTTGACCGCGGAAAGCCTGACCCGAACACATGGTTGGCGGTTCGTTTTGCTCGGACGACGCTTGGAACGGGCGGACCAAACGGCGGAGTTGTTGCTGGCAACGATGACGCGTCCGATCGCCGATGAAGTCGGGCTCTGTGAGAGCATTCTGGATGCAACCGACAGTTTGATGACCTATCGTTCGCGGTACTTGTCATTGGTCCGTCCCGCGCCGGCAATCGATTTGATGGTCACGGATGAAACCAACCCGCGATCACTGCGTTTTCAGCTCAATGACATTCAGCAACTGCTGAGTGATCTGCCGACTGAACCAGGGCGTGTGGCGCTGGGGGCAGATGAGCGTTTGGCCCGTGAACTTCAGCACCCGTTGCTGATCGCGGACGTTGCGACGCTGACCGAGGTCAACTCAGCCGGAACCCGGGTGGAACTGGAGCGATTGCTGGAATTAGTGCAATCGAAAATCCCACAGCTGGCCAACGCAATCGCAGGACGTTACCTCATTCACACCGCTCCCGAGCAGACTCTGACCGGAGATCGCGAACAAACGCTGGATGATTCGCTGATGCCCTCTGAAACGTCTCCAAGGTGA